The genomic interval CGTGGCCGTGGTCGGCGGCGGGCTCACGCTCGCCACCATCGTCGGGGTGCCGGCCGGCACCGTCCTCAGTCAGTTCTCCGGCTGGCGCGCGGCGTTCTGGGCCGTCGCGGCGGCGACCGTCGTCAGCCTGCTGTGCACCCTGGTGGCCGTCCCCGCCGGGAGCGCCGGCGAGCGGCCCCGGTCGGTCCGGGCCGAGCTGCGCGGCATGGCGCGGCCGCAGCTGTGGCTCTCGTACGCCGTCACGGCGTTCACCTTCGGCGCGGTCATCGTCACCTTCAGCTATCTGGCCTCGGTGCTCACCGACGTGAGCGGCCTGCCGGAGGGCTGGGTGCCCGCCGTGCTGGCGCTGTTCGGCGCCGGCGGGCTGATCGGCCTGGTGATCGGCGGCCGCACCGCCGCCACGCACCCGCTGGCCACGCTCGCCTGGGGGCTGGGCGCGCTCGTGGTCGTCTCGGCGCTGCTCGCGCTGACGGCGCGGCACCTGGCCGTCGCCGTCCCGCTGGTCTTCCTGCTCGGCGTGGCCGGGTACGTCACCAACCCCGCCCTCCAGTCGCGGGTGTTCCCCCTCGCCCCCGACGCCCCCACGCTGGCCGGCGCGACCAACACCTCGGCGTTC from Streptomyces albireticuli carries:
- a CDS encoding Cmx/CmrA family chloramphenicol efflux MFS transporter, which codes for MPLAVYILGFGIFTQGTSEFMLSGLLPALADDLGVSIPGAGLLISAFAIGMVVGAPLLTVATLNWPRRTALVALQGVFVAAHVVGALAPGYGVLFATRVVGALAYAGFWGVAVTTAVALVPAEARSKAVAVVGGGLTLATIVGVPAGTVLSQFSGWRAAFWAVAAATVVSLLCTLVAVPAGSAGERPRSVRAELRGMARPQLWLSYAVTAFTFGAVIVTFSYLASVLTDVSGLPEGWVPAVLALFGAGGLIGLVIGGRTAATHPLATLAWGLGALVVVSALLALTARHLAVAVPLVFLLGVAGYVTNPALQSRVFPLAPDAPTLAGATNTSAFNVGNTLAPMLGGLAIDAGLGFASVAWVGAALGAAGCAAVLWAGRLQRAGQAAVTGRTAVREVPEPRPAPAGRGL